In Terriglobus sp. TAA 43, a single window of DNA contains:
- a CDS encoding Dps family protein — translation MAVAIKKADTKDLVTPHWHEKANEIQKWGTVTQDLPLGLDADVRAKSCKALNQLLADSIALRDLYKKHHWQVAGPTFYQLHLLFDKHFDEQVEIVDTIAERIQLLGGVTIAMGGDVAEVTSIPRPPRGKEEVPVQISRLLEAHKIIIEECRKIAKQADDNGDDGTNDLAVSDVLRTNELQAWFIMQHLVDMPLVHAK, via the coding sequence ATGGCAGTTGCAATCAAAAAGGCCGATACCAAGGACTTGGTAACACCGCACTGGCACGAAAAGGCCAACGAGATTCAGAAGTGGGGTACCGTTACGCAAGACCTGCCACTGGGTCTGGACGCGGATGTCCGCGCGAAATCCTGCAAGGCGTTGAACCAGCTTCTGGCAGATTCCATCGCGCTCCGCGACTTGTATAAGAAGCACCACTGGCAGGTTGCCGGTCCCACTTTTTATCAGCTTCACCTGCTGTTCGATAAACACTTTGACGAACAGGTTGAGATCGTGGACACCATCGCAGAACGCATTCAACTTCTGGGTGGCGTAACCATCGCCATGGGCGGCGACGTTGCAGAAGTCACCAGCATTCCGCGTCCCCCGCGTGGCAAGGAAGAGGTTCCGGTGCAGATCTCGCGTCTGCTGGAAGCTCACAAGATCATCATTGAGGAATGCCGCAAGATCGCCAAGCAAGCCGACGACAATGGCGATGACGGCACCAATGATCTGGCTGTCTCCGACGTGCTCCGCACGAATGAACTACAGGCATGGTTCATCATGCAGCACCTCGTTGACATGCCGCTGGTACACGCAAAGTAA
- a CDS encoding HlyD family secretion protein, translating into MADSDQQQQQQNKAAAPDPAETGPGKARRKFIIIVVVLLLVLVAGFFYWRSTLTEDTDDAQVDGDLYQVSARVSGQVIKVNVTDNQEIKQGDVIADIDPRDYQVAVEQAEAQLANAKASYVQANSNVPIVNVQQRTQVATSGSDVSTAEAAVAQAQKNVSAAQARVAQAEANALKAQRDVERYKPLVEKDVISKQQFDQAVAQAAAYDASVVEAQQNVTAQQAAVAQTVSKLNSARSDAAQARENAPKQVAVQQARAQAANADIMTAQAKLDQAKLNLSYCHIVAPIAGIINKKNVSVGQNISPGQNMLTIIPLDNLWITANFKETQLQNMKVGQEVTVKVDALGGRKYKGRVTQVGGATGSRLSLFPPENATGNYVKVVQRIPVRIDLEKGENDDHLLRPGYSVVPDVGIK; encoded by the coding sequence GTGGCAGATTCCGATCAGCAGCAACAGCAGCAGAACAAAGCAGCGGCACCCGATCCGGCCGAAACCGGACCAGGCAAGGCTCGTCGTAAGTTCATCATCATTGTCGTTGTCCTACTTCTCGTTCTGGTGGCTGGGTTCTTCTACTGGCGCTCCACACTGACAGAGGACACGGACGATGCGCAGGTGGATGGCGATCTCTACCAGGTATCCGCACGTGTCTCTGGCCAGGTCATCAAGGTCAACGTTACGGACAACCAGGAGATCAAGCAGGGCGACGTCATCGCAGACATTGATCCTCGCGACTATCAGGTAGCGGTTGAGCAGGCAGAAGCACAGCTTGCAAATGCCAAGGCCAGCTATGTTCAGGCCAACTCCAACGTCCCCATCGTGAATGTTCAGCAGCGCACGCAGGTGGCTACGTCAGGATCGGACGTTTCAACAGCAGAAGCTGCTGTGGCACAGGCGCAGAAGAACGTGTCTGCAGCACAGGCACGCGTAGCTCAGGCAGAGGCAAATGCTCTGAAGGCGCAGCGCGACGTGGAGCGTTACAAGCCGCTGGTGGAAAAGGACGTCATCAGTAAGCAACAGTTTGACCAGGCGGTTGCTCAGGCGGCAGCGTATGACGCCAGCGTGGTGGAAGCGCAGCAGAATGTGACCGCACAGCAGGCGGCAGTGGCACAGACAGTGTCCAAGCTGAACTCTGCACGCAGCGATGCAGCGCAGGCACGGGAAAACGCTCCGAAGCAGGTTGCGGTGCAGCAGGCTCGTGCACAGGCAGCCAACGCTGACATCATGACGGCGCAGGCAAAGCTGGATCAGGCAAAACTGAACCTCAGCTACTGCCACATCGTCGCGCCGATCGCCGGCATCATCAACAAGAAGAATGTTTCGGTGGGCCAGAACATCTCGCCCGGCCAGAACATGCTGACGATCATCCCGCTGGATAACCTCTGGATCACCGCGAACTTCAAGGAAACTCAGCTTCAGAACATGAAGGTGGGCCAGGAAGTTACCGTGAAGGTAGACGCCCTGGGTGGCCGCAAGTACAAGGGCCGCGTGACGCAGGTTGGTGGTGCAACGGGTTCGCGCTTGTCGCTCTTCCCGCCGGAAAACGCCACGGGCAACTACGTGAAGGTGGTGCAACGCATCCCGGTTCGTATTGACCTGGAAAAGGGTGAGAACGATGATCACCTGTTGCGTCCTGGCTACTCAGTGGTTCCGGATGTAGGCATCAAGTAA
- a CDS encoding TolC family protein, producing MADARPLTRESVETWNRAAWVAMERMTQHDRASGFHCHPRRWTLSAAAVLSLMLPLGAVAQAASTQPGTNNHTASGVTTVDTAEQIFSSVPQAAGSTQVTQQDFKGSLVEGKATDGVLELTLDDAIQRGFRTNLGLILQGAQTQTVSGQKLQALQALLPTVTGSASYTVEQVNLAAYGLSFPGLNPIIGPFQVFDFRAYLSQSLVNVSSIQKYIAAKHNFQGAKLTAEDARNMVVLTVGNAYLLCLADRARITAAIASRATAQVSLDQATAAHEAGTSPKLDVLRARVDYQNADQQVIQTQNNLEKDKLNLARAIGLPLDQKFNIADSAPFTAATPTTPEQAFADAQKNRKDLAASAERIKGAQAQRSAAKAEYYPTVDFNGDYGDLGTTPAHSHGTYTATGQVSVPILQIARTQGDIQVADANLKAAQARYSDQVQQVNADVRDALLDIEAAEKLVEATKSNMDLANEALNEAQQRFRAGVSDNLAVSDAQSQTEQANNQYISALYQHNIAKLSLARAVGYAGTNYKQALQLGGK from the coding sequence ATGGCCGACGCCCGGCCACTGACCCGCGAGTCAGTGGAGACGTGGAACCGAGCCGCTTGGGTCGCAATGGAGCGTATGACGCAACACGATCGAGCCTCAGGCTTTCACTGCCATCCGCGGCGCTGGACACTCTCTGCGGCGGCTGTTCTTTCGCTGATGCTGCCGCTCGGAGCCGTTGCCCAGGCAGCGAGCACACAACCGGGCACCAACAACCACACTGCCAGCGGCGTAACCACAGTTGATACTGCCGAGCAGATCTTTAGTTCGGTCCCACAAGCAGCGGGCAGCACGCAGGTCACACAGCAGGACTTCAAGGGATCGCTGGTCGAAGGCAAGGCCACGGATGGCGTGCTGGAACTAACACTGGATGATGCGATCCAGCGTGGCTTTCGCACGAACCTGGGACTGATTCTTCAGGGCGCACAAACGCAGACAGTGAGCGGCCAGAAGCTTCAGGCACTGCAGGCGCTGCTCCCCACGGTAACCGGCTCGGCCTCTTACACGGTGGAACAGGTGAACCTTGCAGCTTATGGTTTGAGCTTCCCCGGCCTGAACCCCATCATCGGCCCCTTCCAGGTCTTTGACTTCCGCGCATATCTTTCGCAGTCGCTGGTGAATGTCAGCAGCATCCAGAAGTACATTGCTGCGAAGCATAACTTCCAGGGTGCGAAGCTAACTGCAGAAGACGCGCGCAACATGGTGGTATTGACTGTTGGCAATGCCTATCTTCTTTGCCTCGCAGATCGGGCGCGCATTACTGCAGCCATCGCATCACGTGCAACTGCGCAGGTATCTCTCGATCAGGCGACTGCAGCGCATGAAGCAGGCACCAGCCCTAAGCTGGACGTGCTGCGCGCCCGTGTGGATTATCAGAACGCTGACCAGCAGGTAATCCAGACGCAGAACAATCTGGAGAAGGACAAGCTGAACTTGGCTCGCGCCATTGGCCTGCCGCTGGATCAGAAGTTCAACATTGCAGATTCAGCTCCCTTCACTGCTGCAACGCCCACTACCCCCGAACAAGCTTTTGCTGACGCGCAGAAGAACCGCAAGGATCTTGCGGCATCGGCAGAGCGCATCAAGGGCGCGCAGGCGCAGAGGTCCGCGGCCAAGGCAGAGTATTACCCGACTGTCGATTTCAATGGCGACTACGGTGATCTGGGTACCACGCCTGCTCACTCGCACGGTACCTACACTGCAACGGGACAGGTCTCCGTGCCCATCCTGCAGATTGCACGCACGCAGGGCGACATCCAGGTGGCAGACGCCAACCTGAAGGCGGCCCAGGCTCGTTATTCCGATCAAGTGCAGCAGGTAAACGCGGACGTTCGCGATGCTCTGCTGGATATTGAAGCTGCAGAAAAGCTGGTAGAAGCCACCAAATCCAACATGGATCTGGCCAACGAAGCGCTTAACGAAGCTCAGCAGCGCTTCCGTGCCGGCGTGTCAGACAACCTTGCTGTTTCCGATGCGCAATCGCAAACCGAGCAGGCGAACAACCAGTACATCAGCGCGCTGTATCAGCACAACATTGCAAAGCTTTCATTGGCGCGCGCCGTCGGCTACGCCGGAACGAATTACAAACAAGCTCTTCAACTCGGAGGAAAGTGA
- a CDS encoding Gfo/Idh/MocA family oxidoreductase, which yields MRRIRTGVVGFGLAGRVFHAPFVDAIPELELAYIVQRSGDEAKRAFPQAEQLRSFEDLLQSDVELVVLGTPTISHYPMSKQALLAGKNVVCDKPMTTTTAQAEELEKIALQKGLLLFPFHNRRWDGDFQTLQGIIRDGRVGRVVMLESRFDRYRPEPKPNAWREEENAGGGQLYDIGPHLIDQALTLFGRPSTLTANVRTDRNVGKVPDGFDLTLVFDTNRDDRKITVKLGTSVLAADPAPRYRLNGTGGTYVKNGLDPQEPTILAGHLPPRQGAEELWLQEPEDRYGILTFCPNTQKPNELEKEIIPTLPGDYRGFYQNVADSLLGLAAPEVTARCAVRTARMIDLAYESARVGATVRVDHTGW from the coding sequence TTGCGCCGCATTCGCACGGGAGTTGTGGGGTTTGGACTGGCAGGACGCGTCTTTCACGCGCCCTTCGTAGACGCTATTCCTGAACTGGAGCTGGCCTATATTGTTCAGCGCTCCGGCGACGAGGCGAAACGCGCCTTCCCGCAGGCAGAACAGCTTCGCAGCTTTGAAGACCTTTTACAGAGTGATGTGGAACTGGTGGTGCTGGGAACTCCGACCATCAGCCACTATCCCATGTCGAAACAGGCTCTGCTGGCAGGTAAAAACGTGGTCTGCGATAAGCCCATGACCACCACCACCGCGCAGGCGGAGGAACTGGAGAAAATCGCTCTTCAGAAGGGTCTGCTGCTGTTTCCGTTCCACAATCGCCGCTGGGATGGTGATTTTCAGACATTGCAGGGCATCATTCGCGATGGCCGCGTGGGTCGTGTGGTCATGCTGGAATCGCGGTTTGATCGCTATCGTCCTGAGCCAAAGCCGAATGCGTGGCGCGAGGAAGAAAACGCGGGCGGCGGGCAGCTCTATGACATTGGGCCGCACCTGATTGACCAGGCGCTGACCCTTTTCGGGCGTCCGTCGACGTTGACCGCGAATGTCCGTACCGACCGCAACGTGGGTAAGGTTCCGGATGGCTTTGATTTGACGTTGGTGTTCGATACCAACCGCGATGACCGCAAGATCACTGTGAAGTTGGGAACCAGCGTTCTGGCCGCCGATCCGGCACCGCGTTACCGATTGAACGGAACCGGCGGCACCTATGTAAAGAACGGGCTGGACCCACAGGAGCCGACCATTCTGGCTGGCCATCTGCCACCACGGCAAGGCGCTGAAGAGCTTTGGCTGCAGGAGCCGGAGGATCGCTACGGCATTCTGACCTTCTGCCCGAACACGCAGAAACCGAACGAGTTGGAGAAGGAAATCATCCCCACACTGCCTGGTGACTATCGCGGGTTCTATCAAAATGTTGCGGATTCGCTGCTGGGATTGGCGGCGCCTGAGGTAACGGCACGTTGCGCTGTCCGAACAGCGCGCATGATCGATCTGGCATATGAAAGTGCTCGCGTTGGAGCTACGGTCCGCGTCGATCATACCGGCTGGTAA
- the argJ gene encoding bifunctional glutamate N-acetyltransferase/amino-acid acetyltransferase ArgJ: MPRGFRWAAVKAGIKASGRTDVAVAVADRAASAAVMFTDNQMVAAPVTVGRKHMAATQGRVKAVVVNAGNANCATGAPGIAVSEETCRKAAELFGCTAEEVIPSSTGIIGVPLPVEKLTNALPLAAERLANTNKAAEDFATAIMTTDTKMKVSQATVEAAETSVRIFGCCKGAGMIGPQLGPPHATMLVYLFTDLAVEPAVLRDLLQGRVEASFNSISVDGDTSTNDTVLLLASGASGVKWSDAPRSFQDDFCDALQQVCNELAHAIIDDGEGVTHVVTLEISGTANDADAKTIAKSIAHSPLCKTAWSSADPNWGRIIAAAGYAGVPFSPEETTVTIGGVKVFDRGVRAAGYDEAVVHEKMKQREYTIAVSVGNGPGRSRFLTCDLTVEYVHINADYST; this comes from the coding sequence TTGCCCCGAGGATTTCGCTGGGCAGCTGTAAAGGCAGGCATTAAGGCTAGCGGCCGGACCGATGTCGCGGTGGCGGTGGCGGATCGTGCGGCATCTGCAGCGGTCATGTTTACGGACAATCAGATGGTCGCTGCTCCGGTAACGGTGGGTCGGAAACACATGGCCGCCACTCAGGGCCGAGTGAAGGCCGTTGTTGTGAACGCGGGCAATGCCAACTGTGCAACGGGAGCGCCGGGTATCGCCGTTTCCGAAGAAACCTGCCGGAAGGCTGCGGAGTTGTTTGGTTGTACGGCGGAAGAGGTCATCCCTTCTTCGACCGGCATCATTGGCGTGCCTTTGCCGGTAGAAAAGCTGACGAATGCATTGCCGCTTGCTGCAGAGCGCCTTGCGAACACCAATAAGGCAGCGGAAGATTTCGCCACTGCCATCATGACCACCGACACCAAGATGAAGGTGTCGCAGGCGACGGTGGAAGCGGCAGAGACCTCTGTGCGCATCTTCGGATGCTGCAAGGGCGCAGGTATGATCGGACCGCAGCTCGGTCCGCCGCATGCGACGATGCTGGTCTATCTGTTTACCGACCTTGCTGTGGAGCCTGCTGTCCTGCGCGACCTTCTTCAAGGCCGTGTGGAAGCCAGCTTCAACTCCATCAGCGTGGATGGCGACACCTCGACCAATGACACCGTGCTGTTGCTGGCGAGCGGTGCCAGCGGTGTGAAGTGGAGCGATGCACCGCGCAGTTTTCAGGACGATTTCTGCGATGCTCTGCAGCAGGTCTGCAATGAGTTGGCGCACGCCATCATTGACGACGGTGAAGGTGTGACGCACGTCGTGACGCTGGAAATCAGCGGTACCGCAAACGATGCGGACGCCAAGACCATTGCCAAATCCATCGCGCATTCGCCGCTGTGCAAGACGGCGTGGTCCAGCGCCGATCCGAACTGGGGACGCATCATCGCCGCCGCAGGCTATGCCGGTGTGCCGTTTTCGCCGGAAGAGACGACGGTGACGATTGGTGGCGTGAAAGTTTTCGACCGAGGCGTGCGTGCAGCGGGATATGACGAGGCCGTTGTCCACGAAAAGATGAAGCAGCGCGAATACACCATCGCCGTCAGCGTTGGGAATGGGCCAGGCCGTTCCCGTTTCCTGACCTGCGACCTGACGGTGGAATACGTGCATATCAACGCGGATTATTCGACCTAA
- the aceE gene encoding pyruvate dehydrogenase (acetyl-transferring), homodimeric type: MATNVAVPPASALNDRQQEIAEWIEAFDEMIVAEGAEQGAELMTALRQRAREAGVTAGIELTTPYKNTIPKHDEIPYPGDRDMERRVEALIRWNAMAMVHGQNKKDAGIGGHISTYSSVATLFEVGFNHFFHAKYTAADGTEQPGDFVYFQGHASPGVYARAFLEGRLSEQHLLNFRHELRDHPGLSSYPHPWLMKDFWQFPTVSMGIGPLNAIYQARFMKYLENRNLIPHTDRKVWAFVGDGESDEVDTLGAISLATRENLDNLIFVVNCNLQRLDGPVRGNKRIIDELEGHFRGCGWNVIKVVWGTDWDALFERDHTGLLLKRMEECVDGDFQAYKAKGGAYLREHFFGKYPQLVELVKDYTDEQLSKLHRGGHDAQKVYNAYKRAVEHKGGPTVILAKTVKGYGFASTEGRNAAHNEKKLTDEGVIAFKQRFDIPVPDEQAAAGKPWKPSDDAPELKYLQERRSNLGGYVPTRGWKPFSFTNPAVDFYKEWLGGSKGRAVSTTMVFVAILRALMKDKNIGRLVVPIVPDEGRTFGMESAVKQVGIYASEGQKYTPHDSDMLLSYREEKDGQILEEGITEAGSMASFTAAGTAYANYGVPSVPFYMYYSMFGFQRIGDMAWAFADSRGKGFLMGGTAGRTTMLGEGLQHQDGHSHVISSTIPTCVSYDPAFAYEMAVILQDGMQRMYVNDEQIFYYVTMYNEDYVHPEMPQGDNVREGILKGLYRFKSAPKGKATVQLFGSGTILNEVLKAQEILSSKFGIEADVWSVPSYTELRRDALAIERWNRLHPFEAEKTPYLVEALGDAPGPVIAASDWMKVMPDALSPWLGKRLVTLGTDGFGRSDNRENLREFFEVDAKAIVAATISKLVRDGALKAKDAKKAFAEIGVNTEAPEPSKQ; this comes from the coding sequence ATGGCGACCAATGTAGCAGTGCCCCCGGCAAGCGCCCTGAACGACCGGCAGCAGGAAATTGCAGAGTGGATTGAAGCGTTTGACGAGATGATCGTCGCTGAAGGCGCGGAGCAGGGTGCGGAGCTGATGACAGCTCTGCGTCAGCGCGCACGCGAAGCAGGCGTCACCGCCGGCATTGAACTCACCACGCCGTACAAGAACACCATCCCCAAGCATGACGAGATTCCGTATCCCGGCGACCGCGATATGGAACGCCGCGTGGAAGCGCTGATCCGCTGGAATGCCATGGCCATGGTTCATGGCCAGAACAAGAAGGACGCCGGTATTGGCGGCCATATTTCCACGTATTCGTCAGTGGCGACGCTGTTTGAAGTTGGCTTCAACCACTTCTTCCATGCCAAGTACACCGCTGCTGACGGCACCGAGCAGCCCGGTGACTTTGTTTATTTTCAGGGCCACGCATCGCCCGGTGTTTATGCTCGCGCCTTCCTCGAAGGCCGCTTGAGCGAGCAGCATCTGCTGAACTTCCGCCATGAACTGCGGGATCATCCTGGCCTGTCGAGCTATCCGCATCCGTGGCTGATGAAGGATTTCTGGCAGTTCCCAACGGTGTCGATGGGCATTGGCCCGCTGAACGCGATCTACCAGGCTCGCTTCATGAAGTACCTGGAGAACCGCAACCTGATCCCGCATACCGACCGCAAGGTTTGGGCATTTGTGGGTGATGGTGAGTCGGACGAAGTCGATACGCTCGGTGCGATTTCGCTGGCAACGCGTGAGAATCTGGACAACCTGATCTTCGTCGTCAACTGCAACCTGCAGCGCCTTGATGGTCCGGTGCGTGGCAACAAGCGCATCATCGACGAACTGGAAGGCCACTTCCGCGGTTGCGGTTGGAACGTAATCAAGGTTGTCTGGGGCACGGATTGGGATGCGCTGTTTGAGCGTGACCACACTGGCCTGTTGCTGAAGCGAATGGAAGAGTGCGTGGATGGCGACTTCCAAGCGTACAAGGCCAAGGGCGGCGCGTACCTGCGTGAGCACTTCTTCGGCAAGTATCCGCAGTTGGTTGAGTTGGTGAAGGACTACACCGACGAGCAGCTTTCCAAGCTGCACCGTGGTGGCCATGATGCGCAGAAGGTCTACAACGCTTATAAGCGCGCTGTGGAGCACAAGGGTGGACCAACGGTCATCCTTGCCAAGACGGTGAAGGGCTATGGCTTTGCATCTACTGAAGGCCGTAACGCTGCACACAACGAGAAGAAGCTGACCGACGAGGGCGTGATCGCGTTCAAGCAGCGCTTCGACATCCCCGTGCCGGATGAGCAGGCTGCTGCGGGTAAACCGTGGAAGCCTTCGGACGACGCGCCGGAGTTGAAGTATCTGCAGGAGCGTCGTTCGAACCTGGGTGGCTATGTGCCCACGCGTGGATGGAAGCCGTTCAGCTTTACGAATCCTGCGGTCGACTTCTACAAGGAATGGCTCGGTGGATCGAAGGGGCGCGCTGTTTCCACCACGATGGTGTTCGTTGCCATCCTGCGCGCGCTGATGAAGGACAAGAACATCGGTCGCCTGGTTGTTCCAATTGTTCCTGACGAAGGTCGTACGTTCGGTATGGAATCGGCTGTGAAGCAGGTGGGAATCTACGCCAGCGAAGGCCAGAAGTACACGCCGCACGATAGCGACATGCTGCTTTCGTACCGCGAAGAAAAAGACGGCCAGATTCTGGAAGAGGGCATCACCGAAGCAGGCTCCATGGCCAGCTTCACCGCTGCCGGAACGGCTTATGCGAACTACGGTGTGCCGTCGGTTCCGTTCTACATGTACTACTCCATGTTCGGCTTCCAGCGTATTGGCGACATGGCGTGGGCATTTGCGGATTCGCGCGGTAAGGGCTTCCTGATGGGCGGCACTGCTGGACGCACGACGATGCTTGGCGAAGGTTTGCAGCATCAGGACGGCCACTCGCATGTGATCAGCAGCACCATTCCTACGTGCGTCAGCTATGACCCGGCGTTTGCCTATGAGATGGCTGTGATTCTGCAGGACGGCATGCAGCGCATGTACGTGAACGACGAGCAGATCTTCTACTACGTCACCATGTACAACGAGGACTACGTTCACCCGGAAATGCCGCAGGGCGACAACGTCCGCGAGGGCATTCTGAAGGGCCTGTATCGCTTCAAGTCAGCTCCGAAGGGCAAGGCGACTGTGCAGCTCTTTGGTTCGGGCACCATCCTGAACGAAGTGCTGAAGGCGCAGGAGATTCTTTCCAGCAAGTTCGGCATTGAGGCGGATGTGTGGAGTGTGCCGAGCTACACCGAGCTTCGTCGTGACGCGCTTGCGATCGAGCGTTGGAACCGCCTGCATCCGTTCGAAGCAGAGAAGACACCGTATCTGGTGGAAGCTCTTGGCGATGCGCCGGGACCAGTCATTGCAGCCAGCGATTGGATGAAGGTGATGCCGGATGCCTTGTCGCCTTGGCTGGGCAAGCGTCTGGTGACACTAGGCACGGACGGTTTTGGACGCAGCGATAATCGCGAAAATCTGCGCGAGTTCTTTGAAGTGGATGCGAAGGCGATTGTTGCCGCAACCATCTCAAAGCTGGTGCGTGATGGCGCGTTGAAGGCCAAGGATGCGAAGAAAGCGTTCGCTGAGATCGGTGTCAACACGGAAGCCCCAGAACCTTCGAAGCAGTAA
- a CDS encoding glycoside hydrolase family 28 protein translates to MNSARRDLLKFSPLALAAFVPSVGSAQVTGASTPSTPTVFDVRNYGASGTGKQLDTNGINAAIEAATKAGGGTVVFPAGTYLTFSIRLKSNIHLYLSQGAVILAAESPKPGETTGQMGGVYDAAEPQNPAIEPFQDFGHNHWHNSLIWGEGIENVSITGPGLIYGKGLSFGATRAARGDYPIYKAEQAGVGNKAIAMKNCRNVTFREFRLLKGGHFGFLLTGVDNLVIDGLLIDTDRDGIDIDCCKNVHVSNCTVNSPWDDGICPKSSYALGYARATENVTITGCTVTGDYMLGTVLDGTYKHFPADAPQTYRTGRIKCGTESNGGFKNITISNCVFDGCHSLCLESEDGALCEDIAISNITMRDLFAGPLFFRLGARLRGPKPETKPGTLQRIVVNNITSYNSTSNLCNILSGIPDFPIRDVKISNFYMQHRGGATADKAKLVPPEEIAKYPDPEMFGPMPAQGFFLRHVRNVEVSHVEIAPAQSDARPSFVLEDVDRADFFAITAPTTPSAFDFRHAKDVRVGWSRAAKDAVFADASGKTL, encoded by the coding sequence ATGAATTCAGCCCGTCGCGATCTTCTGAAGTTCTCTCCGCTTGCTCTTGCCGCCTTTGTGCCGTCCGTTGGTTCGGCACAGGTCACGGGAGCCTCCACGCCATCGACTCCTACCGTCTTCGATGTTCGTAACTATGGCGCATCGGGAACAGGGAAGCAGTTGGATACCAACGGCATCAATGCGGCGATTGAAGCGGCCACCAAGGCAGGCGGTGGCACGGTTGTCTTCCCGGCGGGAACCTATCTTACGTTCTCTATTCGTCTCAAAAGCAATATCCATCTCTATCTATCGCAGGGAGCGGTGATTCTGGCGGCGGAATCACCCAAGCCCGGTGAAACCACGGGACAGATGGGTGGCGTGTATGACGCTGCAGAGCCGCAGAATCCGGCGATTGAACCGTTCCAGGATTTCGGCCATAACCATTGGCACAACTCGCTGATCTGGGGTGAGGGCATTGAGAATGTGTCCATCACCGGTCCTGGCTTGATCTATGGCAAAGGGTTGTCGTTCGGCGCCACGCGTGCCGCTCGTGGCGACTATCCGATTTACAAAGCGGAGCAGGCTGGCGTGGGTAACAAGGCCATTGCGATGAAGAACTGTCGCAATGTGACCTTCCGCGAGTTTCGTCTGTTGAAGGGCGGTCACTTCGGATTCTTGCTTACAGGCGTGGACAATCTGGTTATTGATGGCTTGCTGATCGACACGGATCGCGACGGTATTGATATCGACTGCTGCAAGAATGTGCATGTCTCTAATTGCACAGTTAACTCGCCGTGGGATGACGGTATCTGCCCGAAGTCGAGTTATGCGCTGGGCTATGCTCGTGCGACGGAGAACGTCACCATCACTGGTTGCACGGTGACGGGCGATTACATGCTGGGCACGGTGTTGGACGGTACTTACAAACACTTTCCTGCAGATGCACCACAGACGTATCGCACGGGACGCATCAAGTGCGGCACAGAATCCAACGGCGGATTCAAGAACATCACCATCTCAAACTGCGTCTTTGATGGTTGCCACAGCCTTTGTCTTGAGAGTGAGGACGGCGCGCTGTGCGAGGACATCGCCATCTCAAATATCACCATGCGCGATCTGTTTGCGGGCCCGCTGTTCTTCCGCCTCGGGGCACGTCTACGCGGGCCTAAGCCGGAGACAAAGCCGGGAACGCTTCAACGAATTGTGGTGAACAACATCACCAGCTATAACTCCACGTCGAACCTGTGCAACATCCTTTCGGGGATCCCGGACTTTCCGATCCGCGATGTGAAGATCAGCAACTTCTACATGCAGCATCGGGGCGGGGCGACGGCCGATAAGGCAAAGCTGGTGCCACCGGAAGAGATTGCGAAGTATCCCGACCCTGAGATGTTTGGCCCTATGCCAGCACAGGGCTTCTTCCTACGCCATGTGCGTAACGTGGAAGTGAGTCACGTGGAGATTGCGCCAGCGCAGTCAGATGCGCGTCCGTCGTTTGTGTTGGAAGACGTGGACAGGGCCGACTTCTTTGCCATTACCGCACCGACTACGCCCAGCGCTTTCGACTTCCGTCATGCGAAGGATGTGCGCGTGGGATGGAGCAGGGCCGCGAAGGACGCGGTGTTTGCCGATGCCAGCGGCAAGACACTCTAG